A DNA window from Solanum lycopersicum chromosome 3, SLM_r2.1 contains the following coding sequences:
- the LOC138347597 gene encoding uncharacterized protein → MNFSLSDISSAGTGVFSLVEQEKLRDTTEFRNKKAKIGNEFGHQKVNVNHLSFQKKKGHAPRNKGEHHGQNSQNFRARPAQFQGSVAQGGKYRDGKIVCYKCGQKGHFMKECLKNKKGGGNSRNRVQSLTVSPPVMATPRGATFCTAGGANHLYVITSIQEKENSPNVVTGMIKVFTFDVYDLLDPGASLSFVTL, encoded by the exons ATGAATTTTTCTCTGTCTGACATTTCATCAGCAGGCACTGGAGTTTTTTCGCTG GTTGAGCAAGAGAAGTTGAGAGACACAACGGAGTTCCGAAATAAGAAAGCAAAAATAGGGAATGAGTTTGGGCATCAAAAGGTTAATGTGAATCATTTgtcttttcaaaagaaaaagggaCATGCACCCAGGAACAAAGGTGAGCATCATGGCCAAAATTCGCAAAACTTCAGAGCTAGGCCAGCACAGTTTCAAGGTAGTGTGGCACAAGGAG GTAAGTATCGTGATGGGAAGATAGTTTGCTACAAGTGCGGTCAAAAGGGTCACTTCATGAAAGAGTGTCTTAAGAATAAGAAGGGTGGTGGAAATTCGAGAAATAGAGTCCAATCTTTGACAGTTTCTCCACCAGTCATGGCTACACCTAGAGGAGCTACTTTCTGTACAGCTGGAGGAGCGAACCACCTCTATGTGATCACTAGTATCCAAGAGAAAGAGAACTCTCCAAATGTTGTCACTGGTATGAttaaagtctttacttttgatgtttatgatttactAGACCCAGgagcaagtttatcttttgtaacccTTTAG